Below is a window of Mucilaginibacter sp. PAMC 26640 DNA.
CTGTTCATTTTGCAGGTAAGTAAAGTAATATCTTACCGCTAACATCATTCTGTTGATCAGGTTGATATTTTTATTTTCCTTTTTTAAGTGGTCTGCAAAGTCCAGTATTTCGGTGTAGGTAATTTGCTCTATAGCCAGGCTTTGTTCAGCCATCCATGCTAAAAAGTAGCTGGCATATTTACGGTGCTGATAAACGGTTTGAGGCTTAAAGCCCGTTTCCTGTAAGTACTCCTCAAACTTGCTCATGCTTTAAGTGGGTATAGATCTGCGTACTTTCCAGGCTGCTATGGCCTAAAAAGCGTTGGATCTGTTCTAACTTCATTCCTGAATGCAACAGGTGGCTGGCAATGCTGTGGCGAAGCGTATGCAGGCCGATGGCTTTCTTTAACCTGGCTTCGGCTCGTAGTTTTTGCAAACGTTCGTAAGCAGTGGCACCACTCAATCTTTTACCGTTAATATTGAGCAATAAGGCATCATCTTTTTTACCGCTAACCAGGTAAGGCCGGGCATACTGGATATAGTTTTCAAGGTCGGCTTTATTGCTGCCTGCTAATGGCACATAGCGCTCCCTGTGGCCTTTTCCTTTCCGCACATATACCAGGTCTTTTTCGATCAGTATATCCCGCACATCAATTTTTACGCCCTCATTTTTACGTAAGCCACAGCCGTAATATAAAGCCAGCATAGCTTTATCCCGCATTCCTAAAGCATCCTCTTTGGTGGCATCATACAATTTATTAACCTCGTTAGTGGACAATATGCTTTTAACATTACTGGCCTTGCCCTTAATGCGAAGCTTGACTGTGAAGCTTTCCTGTCCGCTCTCTGTCTGGTAACGGCTGAACTTTTTAATGACCTGTAAATGCTTACGGATATAGTTCAGACTGATCGCTCCGGCCTTTGTTTTGCATGGCCGTTCATGCAGGCGTGTTAGGTAGTTTTTCAGGTGCGCTTCCTGTATCTCATGCGGGTGGTTGCAGTTTTGGTTCTCCAGGTATTCCAGGAACTCGGCCAACATTTTAGGCATGTCCCGCTGGCTCGTCGGTTCAAAGTTCAATATGCGTAGCCATTCCGAAAAGCCTGCCTGCAGGCGGATATAAAGAAGTTCAAGGATTTCTTTAATAATAATGTTGCCGCACTATAATAACAAAGCCCGGCATATGGCCAGGCTTCGTAAACTAAGAGCTTACCTCATGTTAAGACGCAGTTACAAACGGCGACCAAGGGGGGGCTTTAAACCATTAAACTCAAGGATTGGATCAATGGATTCATCACCCAATTCAACCTTTTTAAGTATTACAATTACTTTGTTAACATCCCTATCTTTGATTGCTTCGTAAAAGTCATCAATCAAACCAGCCACGTACAAACGCTCGTTTACTGTCATTCCTTTATATTGATCATTCATAATTTAGAAAGCAGGATTAGCTCCCGACACACTTGTTTTTTTGACATTATTCGGGTTTATAATATATTCAGTTACTCCACCGCCTGCGCGACCATCTAAAGGTTGGGCAGGGTGCGACGTTATTATATTTTTAAAATCAACGGTTCCTTCTATAACAAATTGTCCTGTGTTTGTGGACCCACTCGCACCTCCTGATGGAAGTCCTGCAGCCTCTCTAAAATTTGCCACACCATTAGGATTAGTTGGTGTCCAAGAAAACCCATCGGCTTTAGCATCTCCGCCAAACACACGATATACTTTGCTTTCTGACGTTCCTATCCCTGTAAAACCATCTATTGGGCCTTTAACAGTTCCCAAACTATTACCCACCGGCCCTTGCAGTGCGCCCATCACCGTTGTCATCGCGGTCATATTGGCTGAACCCCACTGCAAAGCCCCGGCATACGCTTTATTATCCGCTTTATCATCCATGATTTTATCATGGATAGCCCGTACTTTTTCAGGAACATTGGCAACATATCCGGGGTCGCGTTTATGAATGGTATTGTTCACCTTATCAACCGCGCCCTGTGCGTACGTTTTAAGGCCAAAAACGCTTTGTATATTTTGTTTTACTTGAAGATAAGCTACATATAAACTAACACCTGCGGCAGGGCCAAGAAATCCACAACAGTTTTGCGTTTCCATTCCATCTGGATCAATATTTCTAATTGGATTATCATCACCATAGGTGTAAGGACTAAAGCGCCTACTCTTTTCAGCTAATGGATCAATTACATTCCACCTCCCCACTACCGGGTCATAGAACCTTGCGCCGTAATCGTATTGGCTACCATAAAGTTTTTACGTTTTTGGCTGTTTTCCGTTTTGCACTTTTTCGGTGCCATAAAGAACGTTCGTTAGGGTAAAGATAAGCGTTAGTTTTTCATTTGCAAGGCGGCGTTTGTTGGTAGTTTCATTGCCGGGTGGCCGTGGTTGGTTAATCATCTGTTACAGCAAAGGTAGCCTCCGAAGCCAGGTCAGTAAAGGGACTTTCGCGGCATAAACCCGCAAGCCTTTCACGCACAAGGCCATTTATTCCACGTTCCCTTGACAGCCCCGCCTTCTCCCGCTTTTGGTTGCTTAACAGAAGATAACCTGAACCCCTGATGATTAAGAAAGGTTTAAGGGGTGGAACTTGTTAAGCGCATCTTTCAGGTCTTCAAGATTGCTGGTCTGGTAACGTTCGGTGCTGCTAATATAGCGGTGGCCCGCCATGTATTGTACTGCCCGCAGATTCTTTTCTTTCAGCCATTCCGTTATCACGCTTTGCCTGATCTGCACCCCATGTTTATACTTTGGGTTGATCTTTCGCAAAGCATAGTTGAGGTGTAACAGGCTGTTTTTCATCGTTTCCTGCCCGTTCATCGTAACAAAAAGCCGCTGTACATCTTCGACGGCCTTATATTTATCCGGCTTTCTGCCGGAACGCTCGGCCATGCGTTCGGCCAATATCTTAGGCCGGATTATTAGTATATATTCTTGTAAGTCTAAGATTTGATGCGGTTCAAGGCTAAGCACCCGGCTGTTCAGTTTGCCCGTTTGGGGAATATGTATCTTACCCTCACGTAGTTTCAGGTGGTCAGAGCGCAAGGTTTCCAGTTCATCCCTTGTCAATGCCTGGTAAACCAGTAAGCCTACAATAACCTTATTGCGGTGGGTACGCTCGTCTGTTATAGGATAACTTTCGTAAAGCGTTTCCAGTTCGGCTTGGGTTAACAGGTCGTGAGGCACATGCCTGATCGTGCCTTTCAGGATGATGCCGGCCGCGGGGTTATGTGTGGCCTGCCCGGCATGTTGCAACCAGGTGAAGTAATACCTAACGGCCAGCATTACCCGGTTAATGAGCCGGATCGTATAGCCGTCCTGTTTAAGCTGATCGGCAAACTCCAATACATCGGCATGGGTTACCTGTATGGTGGCCAAGCTTGCTTCCTCCATCCATTCCAGGAAGATACCCGCATAGTTGCTGTTTTGCCGGATATAGTTTTTGGCGTAATGTTCCTGCTGTAAATAGGTTTGGTAGCTTTTCAAAGCTGCCTGTATCGCCGAGGCGAACTTATATTTGTTCATGCTTTAGGTGGGTGTAGATCTGCGTACTTTCCATGCTACTATGCCCTAAGAAGCGTTGGATCTGTTCCAAAGCCATACCTGAATGCAGTAAATGGCTGGCAATACTGTGGCGCAGCGTATGCAGTCCTGCGGGCTTTTTTATCTTCGCTACGGCCTTTAACTTTTGTAACCGCTCGTAAGCCATGTGGCCGCTTAACCGGGTGCCATTAACGTTCAACAGCAAAGCATCTTCTTTTTTATCAGCCGCCAAATGAGGGCGGCCATACAGGATATAGTTCTCCAGGTCGGCTTTACCTGTACCTGCAAGCGGTACGTAACGCTCTTTATAACCCTTGCCTTTACGCACGTAGACCAGTCCCTTATCTAACAAAATGTCCTTAACATTGATATTGGCACCCTCGTTTTTCCGCAGGCCGCAACCATAATACAAAGCCAGTATCGCTTTATCCCGCAAACCCAATGTATCATCTTTTACAGCCTCGTATAAACTGCTGATCTCGGCAAGGTTAAGGATACATTTCACGTTGGAACTTTTGCCTTTGATGCGCAGCTTTACCGTAAAGCTTTCCTGTCCGCTTTCGGTAAGGTAACGGCTGAACTTGCGGATCACCTGCAAGTGCTTGCGGATATAGTTGAGGCTGATCGCACCGGCGGCGGTTTTGCTTGGCCGCTCGTGCAGGCGTTCCAGGTATTTTTTAAGATGTTCCTGCTGGATGTCATGCGGGCGATGGCAGTTATTATCTTGCAGGTAGATCAGGAACTCGGTCAGTATCTTAGGCATATCGCGCGGGCTGGTCGGTTCAAAGTTGAGGATCCGCAGCCATTGGGTAAAGCCTGCATGCAGGCGGATATAGAGCGGATTATATAGGGTGGCTTGCATTTTCTGTTACTCGTGGGTTACTGGTCGTTCCCCGCTGATCTTCTGCATTTTATGTAACCCATTAAGGCTTTGGGTTACCGGTGGGATACGGGTTACTAATTGGATGTTTTCAAGTATAGATTTAACCATGCTTTGCGCATCGTTTGCTAAGTTTTCGAGGTCGTTCCAGCTTTGTATTTTATATTCAAAGCCCTTATAGCGGCTTCCTTTCGCTATTTTGATATAGCCCATGCGTTCCAGTTCAAACAGGTAGCGGCCTATGCTGCTCGGACTTAACCGGAATGCGGCCCGTACTTCCTTGCTGTAAAAGGTGTCGGTGTCCTTTTCTTTCAGGTAGGTTTTAAGCTTTTCAAAGAAGTCCCGGCAGGCATCGTTTAACTCGTCGCTCTTTTTAAGCAAGGTGGTTTCCAGTAAGCTAAAAGCGGCCTGTATGTCCTCAATAGTGGTTTCAATATACTGCTCCCCGGTGTCCTCGTCCGTTTTCAGTTCTCTTTGGTATTGATGGTAGTAAGTAATGGTTTCGATGAATAACAGCAATAAAAGCATGGTACGGCGTGGTTTAAACACGGCCTCCGGCAGTTGCAGGTAAGGGGCGTAAGGATTTTTAACGCTGACAGGTTTTAACATACGCTGAACGTTTTTAAGCTGCTCCCGTACTTTCTTTTCTGCATACTGATCGATCAGCCCCGCACTCATTTTACGCTGATAGTCCATGATCTTCACGTCCTGCTCCGGGCTGTTATCCATGTAAAGCAGGATGCACCGGTTCGCGTTATCCTCATACATTTGCTCCCGTGTCGTACAGCCGCTGATACAAACAGGGCCTTCTACCTGTAAGGTGATGGTTTTGGGATTGCCTTTGCTGTCTTTCAGGGTCACCGTTTTGCTGATCTTGCGCTTGCTTTGCAGTTCCCTGATCGGGTACAGCACATCTTCCGCGCCGTCCATATCTTCAAGCAATAGCAGCTTATATTTCAATTCCTCTTTACCGAAGTAGTAAAAGGCGTTTACACTGAGCGTGGTGATCTCCAGTTTGTCTTCTTCGGGTATCAGCTCGCCTACTTTCTCCTGTAACCAGGTCTTGCCTGTCCCGCTTGCGCCCAGGCATAACAGGTGTAATGGGTTTTCACGGGTTCGTGATGTGTAAATAAGGTAGGCGATCAGGGCGTTGGTTTCTTCACCTACAATGCCACTCTGGCCGATGGCCTGCTTGGTTCTGCCTAACAGATCAGGGCCTTTTAGGTAAGCTATGGCGGCTTTACGCTCGGCTTCTGATAGCTGTTTCTTTTCAGGCTGTTTGGGCTTCATGGCCTCCAAACGTTCTGAACGGTATTGCTCTAAGGCGGTGGTCAGCCCGGTTATGGCCGTGCTGATCTCACGGGTGCCGGTGTCCAGCGCATCGGCTGATTTCTCGATCAGCTGCTCGGTTTGGATGCTGTTGTAAAGGTCTAAGCTATGGCGAAAGACGTTTAGCTTATCATCCGTATTTACCAGTTTAAGCGTCACCTTTAAACGGTCAAAGCCGGTCAGCTTAATGCCGCCCAATACGGTGATGTGCAGTTTCCCGTCTAAGTACAATAATAACTCCGGGTTGTCCGTGATAAGCCCAACAGGTTTTTGCATCGCTTTAAAAAAGTCGTAATAAACTATATATAATGCAAATATATTTATATGGTACAGTTTTTCAATAAGATTATGATTTATTGTATTGTTTATACTACTTTTTACTGTGATTAAAGCCGTTTTAGCTCCATTGACAGGATTTTATTGTAGTCTTTAGTTGCGTATATTTGTATTTATAGGTAAAAAAACGCTGTTAATAACAATATGGATTCATTTGGTAAAAGATTAAGGGAGTGCAGGGATGCCAAAGGGCTTTCGCAGCAAGACCTTGCCAAGTTGATGCATACTTCTTATACAGTCATTGGTAAGTATGAGCGGGACGAAACAAAGCCATCTATTGAAGTTGCCCGTAATATGTCGAAACTGCTTGATACCACAGTAGGGCATTTACTGGGAGAAAACGATGATCTGAACGTGCTAAAAGATCCTGCTATGCTTAAGCGTCTCAACGAATTAAACTCACTTTCTGAACCTGACAGGGACAGCATTCTATATGCGCTTGATGGTCTGCTTAGGGATGCTAAAGCCCGTAAAGCCTATGCGCTTTAACACAAAAAAGCCCCTTAACAGGGGCTTCGTCATTTACATTATCTTGTTTTCTTATTCGGTTTCCCGACTGGCTTTTTAGCTTTTGCGCTATCAGCAAATGCGTAGGGGTAATTTTGTTTTGGGTCTCTGCGCATAAGATGATACTGCCGGTGGGCACTATCCCTTTTGGCACTATCTCTTTGAACAGGTGTTTGTGCCCTGGCTGTTAAGGTTAATACTATAAGTAGTAGGGTTAGACTTTTCATTTTTTTACCATGTTGCGGGTGCAATTTTGTTTTTATCAGGCACTTCAAATAGTTTTGCTTCTAACTTCATAGGAGTAATATTCACAGCAGTGCTAATTAAAGTAAACTGCTCATTTTCCGAGATTGTTTTTAATGGCAATGCCCTTGTCTTTGATATAACATAATACCAATTTCCGTATGCATGTTGTTTAAAAAAGGCTGGATTTATACCATATTTACTATTATAATAATAGGCAGTTTTGCTTTTTGGTGTATAAACAATTAATACATCACAAAGTACTCCCATAATAGTCTCTTTTCCTTTTTCGACTTCGAACCTGGTTGCTACATCCTTGTTTTTACTGTAATCTTCCCAGTAAAGCGAATCGGACTTAGCTGTAAGCGCGTAGCTTCTATTTTCGGCACTTTTATACAATTGCATTTTAACAAACGATCCATTAAAGACAGATTTGTAATCACCCCCTTTAATATAGTAGTCTTGCGTAGTACCCATCATGGTCGCCAATCGCTCATCTTTCAATTGAGGCGATTTGCTTTTATAGCTGTTGGCATAACTGATTTTGCCCTCAAAGGTCTGTGCAAAGCCAATCGCTGGGCTAAGTAATAATAACAAAATAAGTAATCTCATTCTTTGGGGTTTAAAGGTTTATTAATATTGGGATGTTCCTTGTTGTATTCAACTTCAACGGTATCGCCAACTTTTAGACTGGTATCATGGGCGTTGCCGGTATATTTCTCACCTTTAACTACAAACTGATATGAGTAAGAGAACTTAGGGGCCACGGGTTGATTTCCCATAAAGTTCTTTTTATCTATAATCACCGCTTTAGTTCGTTGGGGAGCATTCCCCATAAACTGGTCTGTGAATGAGTTTCTGGCCACCTTATAAATAAAGTACCCAACAATTGCTACACCTATAGCAATCCAAAAGATGTTTTTTATTTTATCCATAGCTTAATTCCCCGTATTCGTATTCTTTTTTAGCTCATCCCGTTTTTGATTGGTCGTAGCTTTTATGGTGCTTTCTGTTGTTTGTGCAACTACTTTAGTTGCTACTTTCAATCCCGCTTTTACAGTTGCTGTTGTAGCACGGGTAACATTGTTTCCAGTTGCTCTCACAGCTGCTCTTGCAGTACTTGATAATCTACCTGCATTCGTTACACCAACTTTAGACAGCGCTCCCTCAACTTTACCACCTATTTTACCAGCCACGCCATCTGCAGCCAAATCTATTGCTGTATTCTTCAAAACATCTTTAA
It encodes the following:
- a CDS encoding transcriptional regulator, encoding MDSFGKRLRECRDAKGLSQQDLAKLMHTSYTVIGKYERDETKPSIEVARNMSKLLDTTVGHLLGENDDLNVLKDPAMLKRLNELNSLSEPDRDSILYALDGLLRDAKARKAYAL